Proteins co-encoded in one Tursiops truncatus isolate mTurTru1 chromosome 17, mTurTru1.mat.Y, whole genome shotgun sequence genomic window:
- the PDP1 gene encoding pyruvate dehyrogenase phosphatase catalytic subunit 1 isoform X1 encodes MCVCPGPRRIGIPVRSSSLPLFSDAMPAPTQLFFPLIRHCELSRIYGTACYCHHRHLCCSPPYIPQSRLRYTPHPAYATFYRPKESWWQYTQGRRYASTPQKFYLTPPQVNSILKANEYSFKVPEFDGKNVSSVLGFDSNQLPANAPIEDRRSAATCLQTRGMLLGVFDGHAGCACSQAVSERLFYYIAVSLLPHETLLEIENAVESGRALLPILQWHKHPNDYFSKEASKLYFNSLRTYWQELIDLNTGESTEIDVKEALVNAFKRLDNDISLEAQVGDPNSFLNYLVLRVAFSGATACVAHVDGVDLHVANTGDSRAMLGVQEEDGSWSAVTLSNDHNAQNEREVERLKLEHPKNEAKSVVKQDRLLGLLMPFRAFGDVKFKWSIDLQKRVIESGPDQLNDNEYTKFIPPNYYTPPYLTAEPEVTYHRLRPQDKFLVLATDGLWETMHRQDVVRIVGEYLTGMHHQQPIAVGGYKVTLGQMHGLLTERRAKMSSVFEDQNAATHLIRHAVGNNEFGAVDHERLSKMLSLPEELARMYRDDITIIVVQFNSHVVGAYQNQES; translated from the coding sequence GAATCCCAGTCAGAAGTTCCAGCCTGCCGCTGTTCTCTGATGCCATGCCAGCACCAACTCAACTGTTTTTCCCTCTGATCCGTCACTGTGAACTGAGCAGAATCTATGGCACTGCATGTTACTGCCACCACAGACATCTCTGCTGCTCACCCCCTTACATTCCTCAGAGTCGCCTGAGATACACACCCCATCCGGCATATGCTACCTTTTATAGGCCAAAGGAGAGCTGGTGGCAGTACACCCAAGGAAGGAGATATGCTTCCACACCACAGAAATTTTACCTTACACCTCCACAAGTCAACAGCATCCTGAAAGCTAATGAATACAGTTTCAAAGTGCCAGAATTTGATGGCAAAAATGTCAGTTCTGTCCTTGGATTTGACAGCAATCAGCTGCCTGCGAATGCACCCATTGAGGACCGGAGAAGTGCAGCAACCTGCTTGCAGACCAGAGGGATGCTTTTGGGGGTTTTCGATGGCCATGCAGGCTGTGCTTGCTCCCAGGCGGTCAGTGAAAGACTCTTTTATTATATTGCTGTCTCTCTGTTACCCCATGAGACTTTGCTAGAGATCGAAAATGCGGTGGAGAGCGGTCGAGCATTGCTCCCCATTCTCCAGTGGCACAAGCATCCCAATGATTACTTCAGTAAGGAGGCGTCCAAATTATATTTCAACAGCTTGAGGACTTACTGGCAAGAGCTTATAGACCTTAACACTGGGGAGTCGACTGAAATTGATGTTAAGGAGGCTTTGGTTAATGCTTTCAAGAGGCTTGATAATGACATCTCCTTGGAGGCTCAAGTCGGTGATCCCAATTCTTTCCTCAACTACCTGGTGCTTCGAGTGGCATTTTCTGGGGCCACAGCTTGTGTGGCCCATGTGGATGGTGTTGACCTTCATGTGGCCAATACTGGTGATAGCAGAGCCATGCTGGGTGTTCAGGAAGAGGACGGCTCTTGGTCAGCAGTCACTCTATCTAATGACCACAATGCTCAGAATGAAAGAGAAGTGGAACGCCTGAAATTGGAGCACCCAAAGAATGAGGCCAAGAGTGTGGTGAAACAGGATCGGCTGCTTGGCTTACTGATGCCTTTTAGGGCTTTTGGAGACGTAAAGTTCAAATGGAGCATTGACCTTCAAAAGAGAGTGATAGAATCTGGCCCAGACCAGCTGAATGACAACGAATATACCAAGTTTATCCCTCCTAATTATTACACACCTCCTTATCTCACTGCTGAGCCAGAAGTAACTTACCACCGATTAAGGCCACAGGATAAATTTCTGGTATTGGCGACTGATGGATTGTGGGAGACAATGCATAGGCAGGATGTGGTTAGGATTGTGGGCGAGTACCTAACAGGCATGCATCACCAACAGCCAATAGCTGTTGGTGGCTATAAGGTGACTCTGGGACAGATGCATGGCCTTTTAACAGAAAGGAGAGCCAAGATGTCATCGGTATTTGAGGATCAGAATGCAGCAACCCATCTAATTCGCCATGCTGTGGGCAACAACGAGTTTGGGGCTGTTGATCACGAGCGCCTCTCCAAAATGCTTAGTCTTCCTGAAGAGCTTGCTAGGATGTACAGGGATGACATTACAATCATTGTAGTTCAGTTCAATTCTCATGTCGTAGGGGCATATCAAAACCAGGAATCGTGA
- the PDP1 gene encoding pyruvate dehyrogenase phosphatase catalytic subunit 1 isoform X2, producing the protein MPAPTQLFFPLIRHCELSRIYGTACYCHHRHLCCSPPYIPQSRLRYTPHPAYATFYRPKESWWQYTQGRRYASTPQKFYLTPPQVNSILKANEYSFKVPEFDGKNVSSVLGFDSNQLPANAPIEDRRSAATCLQTRGMLLGVFDGHAGCACSQAVSERLFYYIAVSLLPHETLLEIENAVESGRALLPILQWHKHPNDYFSKEASKLYFNSLRTYWQELIDLNTGESTEIDVKEALVNAFKRLDNDISLEAQVGDPNSFLNYLVLRVAFSGATACVAHVDGVDLHVANTGDSRAMLGVQEEDGSWSAVTLSNDHNAQNEREVERLKLEHPKNEAKSVVKQDRLLGLLMPFRAFGDVKFKWSIDLQKRVIESGPDQLNDNEYTKFIPPNYYTPPYLTAEPEVTYHRLRPQDKFLVLATDGLWETMHRQDVVRIVGEYLTGMHHQQPIAVGGYKVTLGQMHGLLTERRAKMSSVFEDQNAATHLIRHAVGNNEFGAVDHERLSKMLSLPEELARMYRDDITIIVVQFNSHVVGAYQNQES; encoded by the coding sequence ATGCCAGCACCAACTCAACTGTTTTTCCCTCTGATCCGTCACTGTGAACTGAGCAGAATCTATGGCACTGCATGTTACTGCCACCACAGACATCTCTGCTGCTCACCCCCTTACATTCCTCAGAGTCGCCTGAGATACACACCCCATCCGGCATATGCTACCTTTTATAGGCCAAAGGAGAGCTGGTGGCAGTACACCCAAGGAAGGAGATATGCTTCCACACCACAGAAATTTTACCTTACACCTCCACAAGTCAACAGCATCCTGAAAGCTAATGAATACAGTTTCAAAGTGCCAGAATTTGATGGCAAAAATGTCAGTTCTGTCCTTGGATTTGACAGCAATCAGCTGCCTGCGAATGCACCCATTGAGGACCGGAGAAGTGCAGCAACCTGCTTGCAGACCAGAGGGATGCTTTTGGGGGTTTTCGATGGCCATGCAGGCTGTGCTTGCTCCCAGGCGGTCAGTGAAAGACTCTTTTATTATATTGCTGTCTCTCTGTTACCCCATGAGACTTTGCTAGAGATCGAAAATGCGGTGGAGAGCGGTCGAGCATTGCTCCCCATTCTCCAGTGGCACAAGCATCCCAATGATTACTTCAGTAAGGAGGCGTCCAAATTATATTTCAACAGCTTGAGGACTTACTGGCAAGAGCTTATAGACCTTAACACTGGGGAGTCGACTGAAATTGATGTTAAGGAGGCTTTGGTTAATGCTTTCAAGAGGCTTGATAATGACATCTCCTTGGAGGCTCAAGTCGGTGATCCCAATTCTTTCCTCAACTACCTGGTGCTTCGAGTGGCATTTTCTGGGGCCACAGCTTGTGTGGCCCATGTGGATGGTGTTGACCTTCATGTGGCCAATACTGGTGATAGCAGAGCCATGCTGGGTGTTCAGGAAGAGGACGGCTCTTGGTCAGCAGTCACTCTATCTAATGACCACAATGCTCAGAATGAAAGAGAAGTGGAACGCCTGAAATTGGAGCACCCAAAGAATGAGGCCAAGAGTGTGGTGAAACAGGATCGGCTGCTTGGCTTACTGATGCCTTTTAGGGCTTTTGGAGACGTAAAGTTCAAATGGAGCATTGACCTTCAAAAGAGAGTGATAGAATCTGGCCCAGACCAGCTGAATGACAACGAATATACCAAGTTTATCCCTCCTAATTATTACACACCTCCTTATCTCACTGCTGAGCCAGAAGTAACTTACCACCGATTAAGGCCACAGGATAAATTTCTGGTATTGGCGACTGATGGATTGTGGGAGACAATGCATAGGCAGGATGTGGTTAGGATTGTGGGCGAGTACCTAACAGGCATGCATCACCAACAGCCAATAGCTGTTGGTGGCTATAAGGTGACTCTGGGACAGATGCATGGCCTTTTAACAGAAAGGAGAGCCAAGATGTCATCGGTATTTGAGGATCAGAATGCAGCAACCCATCTAATTCGCCATGCTGTGGGCAACAACGAGTTTGGGGCTGTTGATCACGAGCGCCTCTCCAAAATGCTTAGTCTTCCTGAAGAGCTTGCTAGGATGTACAGGGATGACATTACAATCATTGTAGTTCAGTTCAATTCTCATGTCGTAGGGGCATATCAAAACCAGGAATCGTGA